The region TGTGAATCTCGGATGGTCACATCACAGGTAAAATTTCGCGATCCCAAACACTGGCTATTTGATCGGTCGATCTCTGGCGGCGGCATCTTATCGTGGTTGGGGTGTCATTATATCGACCTGCTGTGCTATGTCATGGACGCCGACATCGTCTCCGTTTCTGCAGTTGTCGATACACTCAGCGGCGAAGACATCGATGTTGAAGATGTAGCGTCTCTATCCTTTCGGTTTTCCAATGGCGCGCTGGGTAGTATGCAGGCCGGTTATCAACTATCAATAAGTGGCGCGGGTTATATGGGGCCGAATTACGATACGTATATGGGATTTCGCGGTCACGAGGGCCGCGTGTTCTGGACGCCTTCAGGTGGCCCATCAGAATTGTATCTCGAAAGCGTTGCAGAAGGCTGGCACACGGCATCTCAGCGAACCTTTGATTACACGCTACCCGAAGTCGATGCTTATGGCGGAGCTTATGGGATCGCTTTTTTGGATGACTTTATTCGATCTACTGCGGGTAAAGGTACGGCCCCAACCTCTGGAGAAGATGCCTTAAAAGTCGCCAGAATCATTGAAGCGGCGTACAGGTCAAATGATACCGGTCAACGCATTGAATTGGGTGAGATGTGAAAGCACCTCCTCCGAACATCCTCTTTCTCCTGACCGATAACCAGCGCAATGACCTGCTCGGTTGCGCTGGCAATCCAATCATCAAAACCCCAAACATCAATCAGCTTGCCGCAAACGGTGTGCGGTTCGAAAACGCATTCTGCACAAGTCCAATCTGTGCTGCAAGCCGGGCCAGCTATCTCACCGGCGTCTATGAAAAACGCCACCGATTCACCTTCCTCACACCACCCCTTCAAAGCGCATATACAGACATCTCCTACCCTGCTACTCTTAAAATGGCGGGTTATCGCACGGGGCTAATCGGCAAATTCGGCATAGCCACCAACGGAGTCGTCCCCGCTCTGCAGGACGAGGATGCAGTGGGAAAGATGTTTGACGTATTCGACAACTACGAACACTGGACCGAAGAAGGGTATGAAATCAGACAGCCCGATGGCAGTGTGCGCCACCTGACCGACATCACCGGGGACAAAACAATCGACTTCCTGCGCACGCATCAATCAGATCATCCCGGCCAGCCATTTTGTCTCTCCGTCAGTTTCAATGCGCCGCACGCACAGGACAATGACCCGCGATACTACATCTGGCCCGCTACTGAAGATCACCTCTACACAGAGACGCAGATACCGGAACCATTAAACGCCCATCCCAACTTCTTCTGGCAAATGCCAAAATTTTTGCGCGAAACGGAAAGTCGCGTGCGATGGCAAAAACGCTATGCGACATCTGAGGACTACCAGAGAAACATGCGAGGGCTGTACCGAATGGTGAGCGGTGTCGATCGGAACATAGGCAGGATTCTCGGGACCATGGATCAACTGTCATTATCCAACAACACAGTCGTAATCTTCGCATCTGACCACGGGATGTACTATGGAGACCGCGGACTCAGCGACTGCTGGCAGTTGAACGAACAGTCGATCCGCATTCCCCTTATTGTCTTCGATCCGAGGGATGCCGAGGGCAACCGGGGTCTCATCCGCGAAGAATTAGCACTAAACATCGATATCGCGCCAACGATCCTCGAACTGGCGAGTCTGGACGCTTCGGACAAAATGCAGGGCAAATCCCTTGTCCCATTGTTGCACGACGAGAAAATTGACTGGCGAAAAGCGTTCTTCTGCGAACACCGGTTCCACCGCACCGACATCCCCAAGAGCGAAGGCATACGCACAAAACGCTGGAAATACATTCGCTACTACGAGCAACAGCCCGTCCATGAGGAACTTTACAACCTTCGCAAGGACCCCCACGAATCATTCAATCTCGCGGGAGATCACAGATTCTCAAATCAACTCAAACGACTGAGACGACGATGCGATAAAATGAGCGCTGAATGCGCTTAGCACCTATCTTATACCACATAAGTGATCAATGGCTGATCCGTGAGTCCAGCTATAAGATTATCTACTGTGCGCTGTGCCATTGCCATGCGCGTCTGGCGTGTAGCACTGCCCAGGTGGGGAACGATAACCACATTGTCCATGGACAGGAGGGGATGATCGCGTGGAAGGGGTTCGGGTTCAGTCACATCGAGTGCGGCAACTGCGATCCAATTATTCTCAAGAGCTTCTACGAGTACATCGTGATCGATAACACCACCGCGCGCCAGATTGACCAGTATGGCGGTTCTTTTCATTCGCCTGAGCTGATCGCGACCAATCATATTTCGCGTTTCCTCAGTCAGCGGCACATTCAAAGTGA is a window of Gemmatimonadota bacterium DNA encoding:
- a CDS encoding Gfo/Idh/MocA family oxidoreductase → MQPVRAGLFGLTHPHSEAHFKTLQASSLVDEIVLYDADPSALNSFNLTDKVAGTYSDLSVLLGSENIAFGVACAQNDQNPDLCLRLFEQGIHVISEKPIGASVATVSQVVDGAAKAGVQLGVMYQNRYHPTACEARRLVQGGAIGHVTSCESRMVTSQVKFRDPKHWLFDRSISGGGILSWLGCHYIDLLCYVMDADIVSVSAVVDTLSGEDIDVEDVASLSFRFSNGALGSMQAGYQLSISGAGYMGPNYDTYMGFRGHEGRVFWTPSGGPSELYLESVAEGWHTASQRTFDYTLPEVDAYGGAYGIAFLDDFIRSTAGKGTAPTSGEDALKVARIIEAAYRSNDTGQRIELGEM
- a CDS encoding sulfatase, which codes for MKAPPPNILFLLTDNQRNDLLGCAGNPIIKTPNINQLAANGVRFENAFCTSPICAASRASYLTGVYEKRHRFTFLTPPLQSAYTDISYPATLKMAGYRTGLIGKFGIATNGVVPALQDEDAVGKMFDVFDNYEHWTEEGYEIRQPDGSVRHLTDITGDKTIDFLRTHQSDHPGQPFCLSVSFNAPHAQDNDPRYYIWPATEDHLYTETQIPEPLNAHPNFFWQMPKFLRETESRVRWQKRYATSEDYQRNMRGLYRMVSGVDRNIGRILGTMDQLSLSNNTVVIFASDHGMYYGDRGLSDCWQLNEQSIRIPLIVFDPRDAEGNRGLIREELALNIDIAPTILELASLDASDKMQGKSLVPLLHDEKIDWRKAFFCEHRFHRTDIPKSEGIRTKRWKYIRYYEQQPVHEELYNLRKDPHESFNLAGDHRFSNQLKRLRRRCDKMSAECA